One Candidatus Neomarinimicrobiota bacterium genomic window, CATTAATTTGGTTGTGTATGTCTCAGCAAGTTTGTCCAGACTCACAGATAAGTTTTCGTTAAATGCCGTCCGTGCTGCGCGGCTGGCAAAACGCAGAGATGATGCACTCTTTCCCAAGATGTGTTTTTCGACCCAGTTATTGGCACCATCTATCATTGATTGTTGGCTCTCAAAAAGCTGCGTCCCCAAACCGGAAGACATAACCTCATTAGGTTTCATGCTCCTGCCGGAAAGAAGCAATTCATCGGCTTTGG contains:
- a CDS encoding enoyl-CoA hydratase-related protein is translated as KADELLLSGRSMKPNEVMSSGLGTQLFESQQSMIDGANNWVEKHILGKSASSLRFASRAARTAFNENLSVSLDKLAETYTTKLMETHDANEGIEAFLEKRKPKWTNS